CTTGAACGTGTAAGTTTTTTTATTCACCTTATTAGTAatttttacggatttttcatgaaataccccgaGTTTTGGTGTAATTCACCGAATGTCCCCCGACTtttaaaaattcataaaatacaccTATTTCAATATGTAACGTACTAAAAACCTATATTCAAATCTTAATACACCAAATATCTTTAATGACGTCATCAAACATATAATCAACCAATTAACGTCTAATTAACCCATTTAATCCCTAATTAACACCCCTAATCAACTCACCCAAAAACAAACTTAATTAACCCAtcaattaacccacccatttattTTTATCCTTCTCCACCGAGCTAAAACCACCGGAAGGCGAAATCTCTACAATCTCAGCCTTTCTCATCCTCTTGGGGATCGAATCTACTTGTGCAAAAGTACGAAACCAATATTAGCAAACATTTACTAACCACGGAAAATATGCTTTGCTCAAGGAGACTTTCCACCTTGAGCCGCCGCCTGAGAGGTACAGGGAGAAAGGGGCACAGTTTTGTCCTCTTCCGGGTGAAGGCCTTCCCCTCCCTTGGGAGACTGGCCAACATCCTTCCCAACCATCTCTTCGTTGGCGGCCTCAGCAACCAACTTGGCATCTACCGCCGCCTCGGAAGACGTCTTCTTGACTTCCACGCTACCCGCTCGGGACGCCTCACCTTTCTCTTCCACCTCGGCCTAATTGATACTCCCAACCGCTTTGGTAGCAGAAAGACTCCCTTTTTTGGGCGAAGAATTTCCCAAGTCCACAACGACGGGTGGTGCCATTGGAGTGGCATTAGTCGCACTAATGTTTGGAGGAACTCCTTTCTTCTTGAAAAAAGGATGCTTAGCCTGAGGCGGCGCCAGGGTCGAACTCGACCGTTTAATAGAGGTGGACGTTGCAGACTTCTACAAAAAGAAGACGACATATAAAGTGTATAGCATACTGCAAAATTTATAATCAACTAAAGATAAATGTGCAAGTAACATCTGACATAATTTGGGAAGATCACCATGGGAAGCCTCATCACTCTTTTTTGAGCTCTCTTTCTTCTTGGCCACAACGACACGAAGGACCTCGTCAGCATACACCTTAGATAACCACTCAAGTAAGTCAACTTTCGCCTTGTCTTCTAGGGATAATCGACTCATGGCTAGCTCTGCATAACCCAAGGAGAACAGTaagaaagaagaaagagagACTTAAACATCAGAATAGAACACAAGACTAGGTTACCTCTAGGCATATATGGACACAGGCCAATAGCTGCAAGAAATACTCTTTTAGTAAAATGAGCTACCTGAGGAAGCCAACTATTTGTCACCCATGCATGACCATTGGGAGACATCATGTACATCTCCgcttgaaacaaaggttgtacCAGTCTCCATTCCCTCAAATAAAGCAGTTGAAGGATATCATTGTTTGAAATAAAGCGCGTCCTAAGATTCCAACGGTTAAGACGTCTACAAAGGGTGGCGTCCTCCATATGAATATTAGACCATTTTGTCCTGCACCACACCTAGTTGGACGACTTTCCTACCACTGTTTTGAAGACCTTCTGGCTGTAAAGGGTTAACCATCCCTGTGGTGAACGGGTGAAAGGCGCAATGTCCATAAGTTTAACGAACGATGGGAAAGAAGGGACAACACCATTCAACTCGCACTTGCTATAAAGCCAAAGATGTTAGCCCAGGAGTTAGGAGTTAGCTGGGCCAGGCCAATGTCATAACCCTTCAAAATCTTGAGCACGAAAAGGATGTAAGGGAAACCTAAGTCCAAGTCTAAAGGCGGAAGTATAGACGGCGACCTCGCCCGAGAATAGACGGTCCATAGTGCTACGAGAATTAGGACACTTGAAGCTGAAGCCGCGAGGCAAAAAGACAAATCGGGAAAATTCACGCCCCTACTTAACTAAGTACCGAAGCCATTTTCCACTAGGAAATATGTCAAACGGAAAAAGATCCAAGTCCTCCCTCCCAGAAACCATGGGAGGTGGCCGCCTGGTTACTTCACTATCTGAGGAGCTGGACGAATCATCCTCAAAGTCCCCTCTTGGAACTGGGGGACGGCGTGCCATGCTTTTATGTCTCCTTGGAGGATGGGTCTCTTTAGCACCTCCTCTCTCGGGTCACCGTGAAGATTCAGCCCCCCTCCTCACTACGCGAGGGAGGTTTGAAAAGGGAACAAAACTCTCTCAGGGTGCCTCTCATGCACCCACATTGGCCGTCTGCTTAATTCGAGCCATGACTTCCTACATAAGGAACAGGACGTCAAACTTAAAAGGGAAGAAAGGCAGCAGAGACTTCGTCAGATAAAATAGTTAAGGAATACGTCTGTGGTAATATGGCTTCCCAAAGTTTGATAACGAGAATGCATAAGAATGAAAAGACAATTAAAAACAAAGAAGTGACAGAAGAAGGGTACCTGTGACGATCAAAAAGAAAAGGTAACTGCTAAAATCTTGGTCTCCAAAAATATGACACGAAGGAAAGGCAAAAAAACAAAAGCATTGAAGAACATTTTGATCCTGGGCAAGACCAAAAGAATCCTCTAAAAAATCTCTCTCTAGCTCTCAGAAGTTATGGAAAGAAAATGAAAGGGTAAAATGAATTCCTATCCCGGTTTATAAAGAAAATCTAAATCTTGGCAGATGTCAACACATGGCACTCATGCAAGTCagaaaaagtcaagaaaaatGCACTAACGGTCCAAAGCATCCTTCTTGAAGGGCTAATGATGTGGCTAAAAAGACTTATCCTCCGTGAACCAATCGTAACGCAACATGTGTCACCTTCCATACCCTGTGTCATACACTATGGATATAATATAAACCTTGTAACTGGATTACAAGGTAAGAATGGCCCAAGACAAGAGGAGGCCCAAAAAACTAACCGGGCCACTGGAACCCTCTACCTCCATAATTgataaggacacatgtcctcatcTCCAAGGTTAATAAACAGATAAACTAGGCTTTTAGGAACAAATCTCAAAACCCTAGCCTTATAAATAGCTTAGATCCCAAGGAAAAAGAGGCAATCAATTGATATCCCACCTGTCTTAATTATTCTGCTCTAACTTCTCTCTAaaccactttctctctctaacaaattcttacttaggcatcggagggaacaTTCCtatgggaatattcttgttttgtaggttgTAAGAAGACTGTGCCAGCGCATACCTGATACCTCCGTGTAAAGGGTGACACGCCAGGACCAACAAAAGCCCACATCAGGATGTACAATAAGATGACCAACATTAGCTATCCAATCTGTTGCCCTATTTGCTTCCCTGAAAATATGTTGGATGTGAAAACTATGAAACTGTTGGAGGAGTAGCTTGATATCATTAATGATATTTTGGAGCTTCCAAGGGATTTTCCAAACACCTTTAACTGCATTAATAACCAGAAGATTATCACCTTTGATGTTGAGGCGGATTGCTTCCTGAATACCTTTGTGTAACCCCAGAGGTTCTGCCATATAAACTTGTGTGTTTCCCATATTGAAGGGGACTGGTGAACTAGTTTTGACATTGTTGTCTATGAGGATGATACCTGCTGCTACTGAAGTACATTTGCATGAACCGTCAAAGTTGAGTTTGAAGGCTCCCGAGGGGGGAGGAAGCCATCTCACCATAATGGGTGGTGAGATGGTCGGGTACCGAAGGTGGTACCGGAGGTGGAAGGATTAGAAATGGgggtactgtagacacctacttttgtccccattcccgaaagggaaggttcgatgatgagaacataaatctccatttggcaacgcatctcctataaaataacgaatctcaatcaccctttcatttcagccaaaactgctatttatagaaacctgctaagaatagtaactttcgtaagaagtagttgttaaaagtggcaaagtcaaaaaagatagaaatctgtcagaattaggcgttacactccaacataagtcctaaaagagatagaattggcaaaatgaattctattcctgctataattcggaaataagagttacgtattaattaaattcctaacgaacctagagttcgtaacgggcccagacacattccgtcataagttgatacgcactaagatactcggataagtctcaaaagctccgtgtttaagagtccaaatctgacaagaaggctcggctcagatcctattttcaactcctgggtctgggcgctaaaaatacctggggccgtgtcgtctccgaattctttttggattcgtattctaaagatctatcttttcacaaactctttccctataaatatagcctaaaaaccgacatgaacaacacacaattctataacctgagtattgactctagccttaagcctagcctcacgctgcgaaattgatccggcgttctgtcgcaatcgacccaaaagtcgaacagaacgcatcctgtcccttgtagctgatgaattaagcctaaatactggaacactgctcagaaacccgagattcgttaaataaaaggagaaatagcaaagccaagtggttagttttctaagaaccgtgacgcacctctcaagggtgcgttgtaatgtgtccctcatatgatttaatcgctttcatcacccttttataaaattgtcaaactattaacttgattgttctatcacgcctaataagataatactttggacaattgaattatcatgcgaggtaccttaaatcaatctaaataagataatcacgatcgatttagtattatgtgttgcatattgctaaaatcaattcagaatagtttaatagtttaacgcatgtcccttcaattatttatgctgagctagtaaggataaccagcctctggagttatcgatgagcactcctctcggtagttacagtcccccgaactctcaatctctgccctgcgggtgtacgttgagcgatccccacaccagggatcacaagggaacctacggccgtcgtggtcgaacataattgcactccctttatgtcacgataaccgggttttgtcagtttttctcattgtcgttaaaaactgaatggcgactcctatatttctagtcgattgggtgtaaactcacaggaaatctaactacacttgatctgacaacgtcacgcccacgagggacgaggtcatgcattagcctcgtgctttttcgaccccctcacagtggcgactccactgggaaacgttaatgaaatactcgtgctcgtaggtaatcaaaatagccgaagggtgaaacgatcctactccgcgtttatttccttatcaagtcgggacgacctgaaaatcagcatattaatgtgaacggacagaaccgcataacgaatctcggctcccttggcatgtttcatctcgggagtttggactaaggatacccatcgccaaccggggggtgcatacgcttcgaatgttgtccactcggcacttttcgctagtagtacacccgtcccaaaccgaatcgctcgcccactaaggtccctctcattggtgcatgcccccttggcttacatcgtgattggcctcttgggacgaaattcatctgttgaatgcactacctcgaccggggcatgtgttggatctacgatagaagcggtaccaagccggcgcaaatattacccatagaagcctatcataaactacgtgacatattattttgcttcatgttgtaatgttagttatgaaggaaataatgcccttggtccaagtatgcattctatgttaagtctaataaatgcggttcagtattaattaacaagttaataattcagtgagatcaagtgagctgaatgcctagctagaggccgcttcagttcaagtggaattaatgatattaatccacagcttactcttgactgaacccgtagggtcacacaaatagtacgtaaacggatcaagtatttaatggcattaaatactccatctatgaatattcggaaccgacggatcttggtttcagtgggagctaagatcgtcacaggcaagaaatgaatactccggaaacgatgatattgccggaaacggaaatatggatcgtatcggaaatataaatattatccaagtcgtagatgttgccggaaacggaaacatggtacgtatcggaaaatattatcggaaatggaaatattaccagaatcggaaatattgccggaaacggaaatattgtcagaatcggaaatattaccggaatcggaaaataattccggaaacggaaatattaaatatttgttcgaaacggaaattaattccggaatcggaaatgttaaatattgttcgtatcggaaatgaattccggaatcggaaatttaatcggaagcgtatcgtacgaataagcatcggacgaggcctgccggacgaggcccagcacgaagccaggccatcgcccagcaagccaagcgcgccgcacaaacagccacgccaggcccagcgcaaggccaggcccagcaggctgcgcagcgcgcgcgggcgctgcgtgggctgctgctcgtgcgcacgcatgggcggcccatcgtggctgccgtgtgtgcgtgtgtaagtgtttgtgttcgtgcacgtttcctaaaacgtgcagagttcggttaatgattaaattcctaattctatttgataaattaattaaattagagttcttgtaggattctaggtttaattaatttgtgtctgaataggattccaattccctttccataaccctataaatatgtggcctgggttcacaatttatgacgagttttaaaaagtattcaaagtgagtttttgaaagaaaaattcagccacacatcttgctcaaaagtgccgaaaattctagtaccttaagggcgattctagttggtcaatcttaaggcggatccggacgtactgtggactatctacggagggacgacacttggagtcctaaagacttgttcttgttcggttcgggcgcagctagggagggcacgcaacaaagagtatgcatctaaattatgctatatgattatgtgtaaataatatgttgtcctgggttaatggttgtttccgcatgatctatgtaatgtcatatgtatcataaccgaacagtggtatcacgagccccttattattttcataatctaaattgcatgaacatggttaaatattacaaatttgcaagaattaaaaggggtgattaattttcgtaattgttaattaattgcaaattgcgtttatttaattatacgtacgcagtttttcggcagtttcttcgttactcatccgaattgagtgatttttgtgtcaattccgcatgtaaaaggcattctaaaattttgacaaaactagtatttttctgccgaacccagaattctcaaattcgaagcctaactatgacttttcgaaggttttagttttttcgaatgcaaaatttcgtaaatttaagatgttaaattaaatatttgcgattcttgttgataaatcttgaatttttgattgacctactgcatatgtttaacaagtttgaatgcctagtcttgttaataatctaatttgtaattatgattaatttgttgaaaattagaataatttagaattaatttgattttcataattaattgtaatttaattagaaacctatgattaaaaaccaccataaaaattgtaaatttacgataaattttaaatttttatgacctagacttgaatccataacaatcggaaatcaattggataataaattttcgatttttcgccctaaaattatgaaattaatattatttattaatttgtcattaattttaaatataaattttaaatttttatgcgattcgttcatataacttgcacgcacgaagcaatggacgcttcgtgttacccttaaggggtgttgtataatgcgggcatgcgacgacgagcaagggagctcgtcgcccgtgcgacacgaatgcaatgagcaagggcgtagtgcatgagcacaaggcagcagccctgccttgtgtcgtgtgccacgaccaatggacgaatgggcatgggcgtagggcgagccaaggcagtcgcgtgtgggcagcaagcgagctgcgccacaacgcgcgctgcctcgcacaagagcgcgcagcgagcgcgcagcgagcgcaagctcgcgtgccacgagcgctgcgcccagcattgctcgcgcgcaaagcgagcgatgtcgcccgcccagcgagcgatgtcgcgcgcccagcgagcgatggctcgcgcgcccagcgagcgatgtcgcgcgcccagcgagcgatggctcgcgcgcccagcgagcgatgtcgcgcgcccagcgagcgatgtcgcgcgcccagcgagcgatgtcgcgcgcgcactgcgagcgatagctcgcgtacgatgagcgctggcgcgcgcagcgagcacctatgcgtgcggaggcttgcgatggggatgcagcagctatgcgacgagcgcatgggctgcgcgcacatggccagcaatggctgtgtgcgtgcggcccatgggcgtgcaatgcgtagggtgtttgcgttacgattagatcgttttgaatgtttaatttgaaaatttcagttcacgtaattttaattaattttaaaattaataatttaaattattttcttggaatttaattttgaatattgtaattataataaattttatttattctaattattttactaaaattaaaatcatgaattaatttaaataacgactgaaattaaattaaactttttggattcaattataaatttatatgagctttaaattttaattaaatttgtatgtttccggttagactagaaatacatttttatgtttaaaattagtaaagcatatgaatttattggtttaagtgggagcgctttttagtcataaactcttgattaggtctacaaatccttaaggttaaaacaacttgattagaattaataaggactgaataattggtagattattggtgcccttgattaattgctgcaaatgtttacgtgatgcataatgtgttttactaaccagctatgtgggccattcatgataatgaatgggtgaatggtatatattgtatatgtactgttttgcaggttatgaagtgactagtatggcccaaataggatagaaaatatggtctgcgtaccattaatttgaatgtaaatggtctaaagtaccaaagttatttttcaattcaaatatggtctgcgtaccatcaaatagttgtaattagttatagcttatcctatttgaagaaaatggtgcctcccacggagattttcaagacggactttgaagttaaagcttcaagatgaagtcgggccatactagatcacatttatcttatgcatgttttaagttatttattgcttttaaatatgtcttaaaatgcataagatcaaaagcttgattatgttgcatgattaaggattttagttcacttaaaatctaaccaacatagtaagagccttaagttccaaacttaaaaattgagttaaaaggtgccatgccaaaatatacacttgcttggatatcctttacatcaatctagtaatagttttcgctcagcgaggtgttacttattggtcctaaaggggcaaggtacacaaataattgtgagtacatgttagttttggtgaaactcaacgatataagtaaggagtccttttatgtcgtggcaaaatcgataggtttacctaataagttcttagacgtacctatcaaccaagaatagtttctagactattagcaaaaggcttttgcttacctaagatgttttaggattaagtcgaaaaactgtgcttagttcttcaatgattttaggatcttggaatcattttattcacacctgcaggaacaataaaatcgaataaaatgctaataacttgtttgaattgcatggttgctttaatttcaagttattattcatgataaatgtttagactttgcatgcttcaatgtatgttttaattattgtttataattaaatatcttgcactgcaataaatccttttagaaaggtaacagtaaatttcctcgattggtagtgaatccaagaacgattcacggaaatgagagaaagtgagcaatttaaaatgtacgtttcttatatcgacttttatggttgttttcgagtatcaaagtcgaatggcaaaccgattggtgcttgtgaattcaaaatacaatgtggttttgagatcataaagcattgagtttaaacgctcagctttaccaatggttaacaacctaaaatcctttttccatttaattctcgaatgagtctagttcctagacattcgaatagatcgatgcttagagaactttagaagcttctggtaagatcatctagttgaaacagaatattcaacataaattaaaatggtaaagaaccttgttggtgacattggacatgtctaacaaagtataaaagtcaacactaaagaattcaattcttaagactataagaaagggtacaagaaataggaaaacgaggaacaaatgaaaggaatttacgattccgtttctacctataaatttatgtttaaagagaagtgacctagcaatcaaacttccttggtatcatataccgcttgaggttcttacttcggtaataactcaaataatggaagctaggatacactaatgacctacaagtgggaaatgaagcatggcaatgctacattagttgtagggtcatctagtttgttttaagtcctttcaaaggctggaacttaatggctattttgttccataatcaacatacctaaatttctgttttcaaacacagaaagactcacattcaagaaaaacaaaaacaatgtttgtttgtttatttgaatgaaatggtcaattacaggttgagtcaatatgcttgattaaaacaaacaactctttaaagaactttactaggttcaaatcaaacccttgatttgagttccattaaatctttggcattgttgcttagaccatatcaacaagttaacattcataagctctattttgatggacttttgaaagttggttgatttctagatcaacttaagacaagctagtcttacttgttgaaagtaacaaagaatatgaactattgttagaacgcctagacgatagagttcaaagctaaagaaagattttatgactttattatttcacatagccatgagtgaatataggtttatttactcaaatgtgatataagttgaatctgtttggctagttcaaagattcagaagtataaatctacttggcaagaaatcataaagatctaggttagatcatgttgatgattacttgagaccaaatatgatcatcaatgat
This genomic stretch from Spinacia oleracea cultivar Varoflay chromosome 3, BTI_SOV_V1, whole genome shotgun sequence harbors:
- the LOC130469686 gene encoding uncharacterized protein — protein: MVRWLPPPSGAFKLNFDGSCKCTSVAAGIILIDNNVKTSSPVPFNMGNTQVYMAEPLGLHKGIQEAIRLNIKGDNLLVINAVKGVWKIPWKLQNIINDIKLLLQQFHSFHIQHIFREANRATDWIANVGHLIVHPDVGFCWSWRVTLYTEEVMARIKQTANVGA